The Vitis riparia cultivar Riparia Gloire de Montpellier isolate 1030 chromosome 3, EGFV_Vit.rip_1.0, whole genome shotgun sequence genome segment ttatgtaaatattattgattCTATACTCCATtaattcttatgattttaaaacacgtctatatcattaaaacaaaaagttCATTACtatataatatcttaaatttcTTCCCTAAAGTGGATCTAATCATCTTTCACACAAATACAATACACTTATCATATGTCATAGGATTAAGAACTAAATACGGTCTTAAGGCACTCTTGGGCTCTGTCACTATACATATTGTTTATTTCATACGCAATAGATGCGTATGACTTTCAAATATgtctattcagttaaaagttTGTCGGGATCAAGAATcaaatttaatgatatttacttagtttaaaaaaaaaaaaaaaactcactatATATCTCCTCAACCAATAGGAGACATGAcgtactaaaaaaaaattaagactcAAAACCTCAACAAATTAATGCAAGTGGTCACAAGATTGCAAGTGATATCACCTAAATTTCAATAACATGATAAGATGGTTCTAATCAAAGTGATATCACCTAAATTTCAATGCAAGTGGCGCTCATTATTTTAGTCTCCCCATGTTCCACATTGGGACACATTTTCTAAAATCCCACTTTTATGTCTTTTTCCTCTACCTTATCATTTCGTATGCACCTAATTTATAAAAGTTCACgtgaatattaaaataaaaaagcaaagttcacatgaatattaaaataaaaaagcaaagaaaacctATTATTAGACTCTCTAAGAGCTTTTTTTAAGTCTTAAAGGTAACCATTAGAagtcaaatataaattttcaatgttAGGATGAAATTTTCAAACCAACCTCTTTCCAACACGTCAAGCCCACACACCAAACATCACTTTGTATAATACCAAATTGAAAgtaacataattttatttagagtataaaaatgaatcttatatttaaaataattatttttaaactatgattctcaaatataaaactcactcatattataaaaatcacGACTTCGGATTCTACATCCAAATCAAtcagaataataaaaataattacttttatttttatttcaatggGTAAATATCATCCCACAACACTCtttgtatttaaatatataaatttatatttgatgaatttcattTAATAGATTTTTATCCGGTATCAACTATAACCACTAAAATTTTCAACGAGGATAGCTAGGCCTAGATTTTCTTTTGGCACATATACTCTAACCCCAAGTGGTCCATTTGAAAACAACTTGAGTAGGGAAAATAATGATGCACCTACGTGGTCACAAGATtgcttcattttaaaaaataaaaataaaataaggtggGAGACCTAGACTTGAAGCCAATTAGCAAAACACTTGTGTACATTCCAATTTCCAAAGAGTTTTTTCTTTGTAGGACAATAATGGATGTATGGAAAGTAAACAAAAGGGTTACAGCCAATCACCCCAAAAAGAATGATGGGGAGAAAGGAGAACAAAATATAAAGTATGGTATCTTCCACCACCATAtcatccattttcttttaattgggTGGGTTGGAGGAGAAGATTTTTAGTCTTTGATCTAAAATTATCTAACTCTTTTTCCAAAAGGGGTTGAGAGGTATTgtggaaaaggggaaaaaaatgaaaagaattatatgtttggttcctggaaagtacaaaggaaagaaaaaaaattttaaaactatgtttggttctcataaaatttgagagaaaatgcaaaggaaataaaatagagagaaaaagtaaaaggaaagaaaaagtgaaggaaaataaaaaaatagaattaaagatgataaattatttttatttgctacttcaaactcattttatttattttaactcatcaatataaaaattaaataattttaaaatgcataagtttctaactaattttaattatatttaattttctttggaatattttataggtcaaccaaacatgagaaaatcatgtttcctaaggttatgtttggttcccggaaagtacaaaagaaaaaaaaaatattaaggaaaatgattttctcatgtttggttgacttataaaatatttcaaagaaaattaaatataattaaaattagttagaaacttatgcattttaaaattatttaatctttatattgatgaattaaaataaatgaaatgagtttaaagtaacaaataaaaataatttatcatctttaactctattttttattttccttcactttttctttccttttacttttcctctctattttctttcatttgcattttccctcaaattttccaagaaccaaacatagcttaaaattcttatgaaatgaaatgaaatataatacaaatcattgttaattattaaaatattatgataaattattaataattaataattaaaaccaaTTTTCAAACATTAGAATATTGATATTTTACATTCCTAAAgttatcataataaatttcTATAACTAATATAACCTATAATATGAGTccatttataaataataaatattaaattaattataaaaatataaaataatttaaaaaacgaaaaatgataatcttatttattataatatattatagcATTTGATATATCTATTTATAAACATTGtttattgattaatttcatAATTGTAACTAAATTATtggtatattatgttataacTTATTTCATAcattacttttattaatttaaaattatatatatagaaaaatctcaaatttaatttaattgttaaaaataattcacttgttttaaatgttatttcttCCAACCCAAAGAGCTTACCTCATACAACATACTAACTTAattttctaatgaaaaataattattaataatcaataaaataagattttaaaatttttttattaataaagtagtgactaacaaaaaaaaaattattattattattaaaaaaaacaaatacatatatcagtttcagcttttaatgaaaataaaattattatttaaaaatgaaaaataaaaaatcatttcccCTTTAGagttactataatttttaatttaaaaaatttatttgaagataataatGCAAAAGAATTGCAGAATAAAATAGTACATTATGAAACAGTATCAGCTACATCAACCCCACGTTCATCCCATGTGTCTCTGGAATCTCTACCCATCCCCACCTTCTCGTGCAAGGAAAAAGTTGTTCTCTTTCCCTATTTGACTTAGACATTTCCAAAAGGGTTTGATCACACGTCTCTTTAAACCCATCTCATTCATACTCCTTCACACCTAACTCTCGCCTCCTACCTTTTCCCTACTCtactcttcattttcattttcttaatatgaagaaaaataaaaataaataaaattttaattatttttttctgatCATTCTAAACAAAGACTTGATTAAACTAATGACACAGGATTAGTCGCTCAAATTAagctaacttttttttttttttaataattaataccAACAACTTTGACCCAAATTCACATCGGCAACCGTGGCTCACCCTGCCACAGTGCAGGACACGTATGCAAAATGCAATGTCACTCGACGATGTCCACATGCGTCACGCACGTGATGTCACTCGGTTGATCCGCCTAGACATCAGGGATTTGCTTCCCTATAGATACTAGGAGATGCTCTGCTTTCATGCACCTCTCTCACGTTTCATGTGCTCACTGTACAAGCGGCCAAAAGGCTGAAGCTTCGGGACGAATAAAAATTGCACGCCCTACCACACATCTCCTAGAAGCTTGAAAGAGTTGCAGAGAGAGAAGACTTGGGAAAAATTACACGCATCTCCTAGAGGCTTGAACTTTACTATCATTGAAAAATTACACGCATATCACACATCTCGGAAAAGCTCGGGCTCAAATCCTTGTAAACCGGCCGAAGAAGGAGGAGTTGCAGAGAGGAAGAAGACATGGGAGAGGTGATGGTGGAAGAGTATCCATTTGTCCATGTGGTTACCACCGTGCCCAGCCCCATTCAGGAGGTGGTGCCAAAACCACAGGAGGATTGGCTCCCGGTCTCCGACTCCAGGAAGGAGGTGCCAAGCCCACAAGAAGGATGGCTCCCTATCACCGAGTCCAGAAAGGGCGGCGCCTTTACCTCTGCATTTCATTTGCTGTCCTCAGGGATAGGGATTCAGGCTTTTTGGCTTCCCGTAGCTTTTTCTAAGTTGGGATGGTAAGCAAAAATTATTATacataattctttttaattttataattattaaaaaaataataataaataaaaatccctTAGATGGTCTGAGCTTTAGTTTACTCGCTTTCCCGGAATCAGGAtctgaaaattttttatattgactATATCCGTGGAGTCAAGAGAGGTGGACGCAGGAGTCTTAGTTTAATTACCTTGTGCGTATTCGATTGCTGGTACCTACCTACTTAGCAATTGGCATTATCTCTTAGACTTTTCAAAGGGTTTGGATTATTATTGAAGCATACCAATGGATGGCTTGAAATCTTGAGGTTGATTTTGACTGTATGTAGGTTCTGGGGAATAGCATGTTTGTTGTTGGCATTTGCGTGGCAGCTCTACACCAAGTGGCTTCTTGTGCAGCTTCATGAACCAGGTCCTGGAACCCGGTACAGCAGATACCTTCAGCTCTCAGTTGTGGCCTTTGGTGAGGAGGAGGATAGactgtttttcacttttttttttctttttttaatcagcCATTGATGTGTAGAAGAGAGTTGTGTAAATATAAAGATGCTGTGTTTTTCAGGTCCAAAGCAGGGGAAGTTGCTTGCTCTGTTCCCAGTGATGTATCTCTCTGGGGGTACCTGTGTGATGCTGATCAACTATGGGGGCGGTAGCATGGAGCTTCTCTTCAGAACTCTGTGTGGGGATTCTTCATGCATTGCCAATAAACTAACTGGGGCCGAGTGGTTCATGGTGTTCACTTGCTTGGCAATCATCGTGGCTCAGCTCCCCAACTTGAACTCGATGGCTGGTGTCTCACTCCTCGGCGCAGCCACTGCCATCAGTTACTGTAATTTCCTTTGGATTCTATCCATCACCAAGGGCAGGCCAGCTGGTGTGTCATACAGCCCACCAGAGGCAGAATCAAGGATGGCAAGAATTGGGGAAGTCTTGACTGCAATTGGGATGATTGCTCTTGCATTTAGAGGTCACAATGTTGTCCTTGAGATACAGGTAAATGTTCATATCCTTCAACGGTTCTCTAACTCATCAAGCTTTAACTCTCAACACATATGACAACATTCACCTTTCGTAATGTAAAATGCATATGATGATGCAGGGGACGATGCCTTCAAATCCAAAACATCCATCACAAGAGCCAATGTGGAGAGGAGTGATTGTTTCATGTTCCATAACCGCTGCATGTTTGTTTCCACTGGCAATAGCCGGATACTGGGCTTATGGAAACAGGGTAAGTAGCATTTCCTTCAGTTCAATTTTTTCAAGGGCTGAAGATTTCAATTTGAATGTTTCTATCTTGCCCAACGATACTCCCACCATAAGCTGGTTTTACAGTGTGTGCTTCAATTGATGCCAGATACCTGCAAATGGAGGGTTGTTAAGTGCATTTTCAGAGTTCCATGGACAAAACACCAAAAAGCTAGTGATGAGGATGATATACCTGCTGATAGTGGTGAACAGCTTGTGTTCATACCAAATCTATGCCATGCCAGTTTTCGACAACTTGGAGTTCAGGTACATCAGCAAGAAGAATAAGCCATGCTCACGTTGGGTCCGTGCAGCAATCAGGGTGTTCTTTGGTGGACTGACAACTTTCATAGCAGTAGCAGTTTCATTCTTGGGAAGCTTAGGTCCTCTAATTGGAGGGATCGCATTGCCTCTGACACTTGCTTATCCATGTTTCATGTGGATCGCCATCAAGAAACCCCGTCAGTATGGTGCCATGTGGTATCTCAATTTGGGACTTGGCTGTTCAGGCATTATACTCAGTGTCCTGTTAGTTGCTGCAGCAGTATGGAAGATAGTGGACAAAGGCATAGATGCCAGTTTCTTCAACACACACTTATCACCTCTATTGAAGCCCCCGCAGTCATAACACAGATGGAAAGCGCATACCTTGAGTACAGTTCTGGCTCTTACAATAATGAAGATGAAATCTGAGGAAAGAAAACCAAGAAGATTTCCATTCAAGAGGAAAGAAGTGCACCTGGCTAGCCAATGAGAGAAAAGAGCAAACCAAGGTGACAATGATAGTTTCAAACGTGGATCAAATCACATAAAATGCAGTTTTATACAGATAATTTCAATGGCTTCATCGCTTTAGCAGTGTATAAACTCAACCCAAATGTGTTATCTGAGATTTGTTTCACATAAATGGATGACTTATAAATATACTCAAGCAAGATAATCTGATACTTTGATCTATAAGGTTTTAGATTGTAGTTTTCATGCAGTGTATATTGCTGGATTCTTCACAATTGCAGAGACAATACAAAATATGCACAAgtctttcaattttcattaactCGTCTAATTTGAGAGACAAGGAATGCAAAAATCAAGAAGCCTGGGAACTTGATGTCCCGGGAATCCATTTTCCATCAATACTAAAAGCCTAGATACCTGAGACCTCGAAACTCTGCAGCATGCACCTAGATATTCTTCAAATTTGTCTACCTTCATCTTGTTTTCCAACTTCATGATCTCTAAAATCTGTCTTGTGAGACTGGACACTACCAAAAGGCTGCCTAAAACCAATGCATTTGTTGGTTCATAATTCCACTCTCTTCTGATCATGATATAAGAAATGGTGTTGGGGGAGGCCCTGTAACATATCATGTATGATTTTGGCCAGCTTCCTTGTCTAAGAGCTCACATCAGGAACAGTCTCTGCATCTCCACCAATGTAGAAGAAAGTATCATCCTAAAGGTGTATTCAAAAGCAACTCTGCTTCATTTTGATCAAATTGCAGTAGTTACAAACAAAGTGCCAATACCTACTATCAGTGTAATAGTactgaaaaaaaatactaagataGCATTATCTTTCATATAGCTACAAATGTTTACTGTTATACAAGCAGCTTAGCATCTAATCACATGCTCTGTTGTTAATAATATACAACCAACCCAACTCACAAGGGCCTTACTCTTGGACACTCACAATTTCTGATCTTGTAACCCTTGTTATCAGCAGACACAGTACACTCCTTGATTTGTACAGCACCGTCCACACCGTCCATTCTTAGTTTTCTCCTCCCAATGGCCAATGTACAACACTTTCTGGATGGCACGTGACAACCTACTTctgcaaattttatttttcctttatattcaTTGGTCGGTGATACTAAGGAATCATAGCACTGAAATTGCTTCCCCGcctttgttttaaattttaataacttCTTATTGAGTTGGATCAGCATTGGCTTTGCCTATAAAACCCAACTCTCTTCAGTGTGAAACAAAAGCAGCCTTCATTATCATCTATTGTTTAAAGCACTTTCCCATTTAGCTTACCACCCGTGTTCTCTAGCGCCCAACAAAATGGCAGATCAGCACCCACAAGAGGATGCACCTATGACAGATGTGGATGTAGTGAAAGTGTCGAAACCCCAAAAGGAAGAGAGGAGCACTCTCACAGAAGAGCACCACCAGCATCATAGCAGCTCTAGTTCGGTAAACTTTCATTAGAATGAATCATATCATCCAATCACAGCACATTCATCAACTAAATAACGAAGTTTCCTTCTAAGCTGTATTAACACTCCTTTTTGTTGCTTCAAAACTGTATTATCACTCTTTTTTGTTGCTTCAAACCTTCAGTCTGATGATGAGGAACAAGcaggggagaagaaaaagaagaaaaaaggattGAAGGAGAAGATTAAGGAAAAGATATCACATGAAAAGGAAGAACCGAATGGGCACAAGGATGAATCAGTTCCAGTAGAGAAATGTGATGAAATGTCGAAGGAAGAATTAACAAACCCAGAGGAGAAGAAAGGGTTTC includes the following:
- the LOC117911519 gene encoding lysine histidine transporter-like 8 — encoded protein: MGEVMVEEYPFVHVVTTVPSPIQEVVPKPQEDWLPVSDSRKEVPSPQEGWLPITESRKGGAFTSAFHLLSSGIGIQAFWLPVAFSKLGWFWGIACLLLAFAWQLYTKWLLVQLHEPGPGTRYSRYLQLSVVAFGPKQGKLLALFPVMYLSGGTCVMLINYGGGSMELLFRTLCGDSSCIANKLTGAEWFMVFTCLAIIVAQLPNLNSMAGVSLLGAATAISYCNFLWILSITKGRPAGVSYSPPEAESRMARIGEVLTAIGMIALAFRGHNVVLEIQGTMPSNPKHPSQEPMWRGVIVSCSITAACLFPLAIAGYWAYGNRIPANGGLLSAFSEFHGQNTKKLVMRMIYLLIVVNSLCSYQIYAMPVFDNLEFRYISKKNKPCSRWVRAAIRVFFGGLTTFIAVAVSFLGSLGPLIGGIALPLTLAYPCFMWIAIKKPRQYGAMWYLNLGLGCSGIILSVLLVAAAVWKIVDKGIDASFFNTHLSPLLKPPQS
- the LOC117911522 gene encoding phosphoprotein ECPP44-like; translation: MADQHPQEDAPMTDVDVVKVSKPQKEERSTLTEEHHQHHSSSSSSDDEEQAGEKKKKKKGLKEKIKEKISHEKEEPNGHKDESVPVEKCDEMSKEELTNPEEKKGFLEKLKEKLPGQHKKGEEADHATPTECAPDKHSPEKKGILEKIKEKLPGSHKNGEEKDKEK